One Elaeis guineensis isolate ETL-2024a chromosome 10, EG11, whole genome shotgun sequence genomic window carries:
- the LOC105059752 gene encoding pto-interacting protein 1, whose protein sequence is MGCFSWCGQNDIHQATDNGGPFTTSNSAGNVGVNHASDPAPMGAQSVKAQPIEVPAIPVDEIKEITKNFSNETLLGEGSYAKVYYGVLKNGGKSAIKKLDASKQPDQEFLAQVSMVSRLKHDNVVELLGYCVDGNLRILAYEYATMGSLHDILHGRKGVKGAQPGPVLSWAQRVKIAVGAARGLEYLHEKVQPRVIHRDIKSSNILLFDDDVAKIADFDLSNQAPDMAARLHSTRVLGTFGYHAPEYAMTGQLSFKSDVYSFGVVLLELLTGRKPVDHTLPRGQQSLVTWATPRLSEDKVKQCVDSRLGGNYPPKAVAKLAAVAALCVQYEADFRPNMSIVVKALQPLLNTRSVPPSGAPGL, encoded by the exons ATGGGATGCTTTTCATGGTGTGGACAAAATGATATTCATCAAGCGACCGACAATGGGGGACCATTTACCACAAGTAATTCAGCAG GTAATGTTGGAGTTAATCATGCCTCAGATCCTGCTCCTATGGGTGCTCAAAGTGTGAAAGCGCAGCCTATTGAAGTCCCTGCCATTCCGGTGGATGAAATAAAGGAAATTACcaaaaattttagcaatgaaACTTTACTTGGAGAGGGTTCTTATGCCAAGGTGTACTATGGTGTCTTGAAAAATGGGGGAAAATCAgccataaaaaaattagatgccAGTAAGCAGCCTGATCAAGAATTTCTGGCACAG GTGTCCATGGTGTCAAGGTTAAAACATGACAATGTTGTAGAGCTACTTGGGTATTGTGTTGATGGAAATCTTCGTATTCTTGCATATGAGTATGCCACTATGGGATCCCTTCATGATATTCTACATG GGCGGAAAGGTGTTAAAGGAGCACAGCCAGGTCCAGTTTTGTCATGGGCACAACGAGTCAAAATTGCTGTGGGAGCTGCAAGAGGACTTGAATACCTACATGAGAAAGTTCAACCTCGCGTTATTCATCGTGACATTAAGTCCAGCAATATACTTCTCTTTGATGATGATGTTGCAAAAATAGCTGATTTTGACCTGTCAAATCAGGCTCCTGACATGGCAGCACGTCTTCACTCTACTCGTGTTCTTGGAACCTTTGGTTATCATGCTCCAGA GTATGCAATGACAGGACAGCTTAGTTTCAAGAGTGATGTTTACAGCTTTGGTGTTGTTCTTTTGGAGCTTTTGACCGGCCGTAAACCTGTAGATCATACACTGCCACGAGGCCAGCAAAGTCTCGTGACATGG GCAACCCCAAGACTTAGCGAAGATAAGGTAAAGCAATGTGTGGATTCAAGGCTAGGAGGAAACTACCCTCCCAAGGCCGTCGCAAag TTGGCTGCAGTAGCTGCCTTGTGTGTGCAGTATGAAGCTGATTTTCGGCCAAACATGAGCATTGTTGTGAAGGCACTCCAGCCTCTGTTAAATACTCGGTCTGTTCCTCCCAGTGGGGCACCAGGATTGTGA